Proteins encoded within one genomic window of Candidatus Nezhaarchaeota archaeon:
- a CDS encoding DMT family transporter — MRPGTKIYMIRIIFAIVAGMLSALINPMLLNLSHHGVIASFLPVLIAILLYIVSYYFVRDLIKISPSSLNEPSYMYKGGALTYIFVWLVTWSIIATLCFPSLIQ; from the coding sequence ATGAGGCCTGGGACAAAGATCTACATGATTAGAATAATATTTGCAATAGTAGCTGGAATGCTGAGTGCATTGATCAACCCCATGCTTCTCAATCTTTCACATCATGGAGTCATTGCCTCGTTCCTCCCAGTCCTCATAGCAATTCTCCTCTACATAGTCTCTTACTACTTTGTTAGAGACCTCATTAAGATTAGTCCATCGAGCCTTAATGAGCCCTCCTACATGTATAAGGGTGGAGCCCTTACTTACATCTTCGTGTGGTTGGTGACGTGGTCTATAATAGCCACACTTTGCTTCCCTTCATTAATTCAATAA
- a CDS encoding Mut7-C RNAse domain-containing protein, translating into MNTEKLLLDGMCGKLARWLRFLGLDVEYLKEADDETLILRAEETGRVIVTRDQDLHLRAVKKGVKSILLTSTDHVDNMSKLLRELNVKIELPPKETRCPLCNSKLREVDPEPVMHLLPSRDIAQRYKKFWLCESCKKVYWIGSHWRNIKKVLSQVERCIEEG; encoded by the coding sequence ATGAATACTGAAAAGCTTCTACTTGACGGTATGTGTGGGAAACTAGCTCGTTGGCTTCGCTTCTTAGGTTTAGATGTGGAGTACCTTAAAGAGGCAGATGATGAAACTTTAATCCTTAGAGCGGAGGAGACTGGTAGAGTCATAGTCACGAGGGACCAAGATCTTCACCTTAGAGCAGTTAAAAAGGGGGTTAAATCCATATTACTCACATCGACTGACCACGTAGATAACATGAGTAAGCTGCTTCGAGAGCTAAACGTCAAGATAGAGCTTCCTCCAAAAGAAACTCGATGTCCCCTATGCAATAGTAAACTTAGAGAAGTTGATCCTGAACCTGTTATGCATCTATTACCATCAAGAGATATAGCTCAACGATATAAGAAGTTCTGGTTATGTGAGAGCTGCAAAAAGGTCTACTGGATAGGCTCTCACTGGCGAAACATTAAGAAGGTGTTAAGCCAAGTAGAGAGATGTATAGAGGAGGGCTAA
- a CDS encoding TIGR00296 family protein — protein sequence MSFTTILDEDGVFLVKLARRAVSEYFSSRRVISPPRDTPTRLYEKRGVFVTIESYPNRELRGCIGFPEPIYPLVEATIRASLASALEDPRFPPLTESELKSVVFEVSILTPPQLIKVSKPTEYPSKIKVGVDGLIVEKGFFKGLLLPQVAVEYGWSEEEFLTHCCLKALLPPDAWLDPRTKIYKFQAEIFEEESPEGPIRRRKLS from the coding sequence TTGTCTTTCACAACCATACTTGATGAAGATGGAGTCTTCTTAGTAAAGCTTGCTAGAAGAGCTGTGAGTGAATACTTCTCCTCAAGGAGGGTCATAAGCCCTCCGCGAGATACTCCAACTAGGCTCTACGAAAAGCGAGGCGTTTTCGTAACCATAGAGTCTTACCCTAACCGTGAGTTAAGGGGGTGCATAGGTTTTCCAGAACCTATCTACCCTCTTGTGGAAGCAACAATAAGGGCCTCACTAGCATCTGCACTCGAGGACCCAAGATTCCCGCCCCTAACGGAGTCAGAGCTTAAAAGTGTTGTCTTTGAAGTTAGCATACTAACCCCCCCTCAATTAATCAAGGTTTCAAAGCCAACAGAGTATCCATCTAAGATAAAAGTAGGGGTGGATGGCTTAATAGTGGAGAAAGGCTTCTTTAAAGGTCTTCTCTTACCTCAAGTGGCTGTTGAGTACGGTTGGAGCGAGGAAGAGTTCTTAACACATTGTTGCTTAAAAGCTCTCTTGCCCCCAGATGCTTGGCTAGATCCTCGCACAAAGATCTACAAGTTTCAAGCCGAGATTTTTGAGGAGGAATCCCCTGAAGGTCCAATAAGGAGGAGGAAGTTAAGTTAG
- a CDS encoding dihydroorotase family protein has product MRLLIRNCKLYVGDRILENCYLIIETPLIADFGIDHGSHFSYDVNLNAQGRIILPGMIDAHVHLRDQLLTYKEDFKTGTASAVLGGVTSVIDMPNNDPPTDTPNNLVERMELAKSKILTNVGFTCKPSVDHNVNLELSKAGAIAFKVFLYEYIVNDVLDTSSVVRILSSISKLDRVLMLHCNIKSKFSEVLELTRKKNMFKLCRIEKELTEKVLRVAQAYKARLHFCHVSCPKVVEAINKHKGFMEVSLEVTIHHLFLNYGALEVLGPIAYVDPPLKSKSTAKSLFELLKRGAVDIVVTDHAPHAIFEKGGDDPKPGFPNLQLMMPILMTQVKKGRLPLSLVMEKTAIKPAVIFRIKRRGMIRRGYYADLVEVDFKRKLKVTSQILVSRAKYTPFEGAILTGIPVRTYVNGVCVNDDYTITGKGGEGKIILPGDELHEY; this is encoded by the coding sequence ATGAGACTCCTCATACGCAACTGCAAGCTTTATGTGGGTGACAGGATACTTGAGAACTGCTATCTCATCATAGAAACTCCGTTAATAGCTGACTTTGGAATAGATCATGGAAGTCATTTCTCGTACGACGTCAACCTTAACGCTCAAGGAAGAATAATACTTCCGGGGATGATAGACGCTCACGTGCACCTTAGAGATCAGCTTCTCACCTATAAAGAGGACTTTAAGACTGGGACTGCCAGTGCTGTACTTGGCGGGGTCACGTCAGTAATAGACATGCCAAACAACGACCCTCCAACTGACACTCCCAATAATCTGGTTGAGAGGATGGAATTGGCTAAGAGCAAGATACTAACAAACGTGGGTTTCACATGTAAGCCATCAGTGGATCACAACGTCAACTTAGAGCTATCCAAAGCAGGCGCTATAGCCTTCAAAGTCTTTCTCTATGAGTACATAGTCAACGACGTTCTTGATACGTCGTCAGTTGTGAGGATTTTGTCGTCCATTTCTAAGCTTGATAGAGTATTGATGCTGCACTGTAATATAAAGTCAAAGTTCTCAGAAGTCCTTGAACTTACCAGGAAGAAGAACATGTTCAAGCTATGTAGAATTGAAAAGGAACTTACTGAAAAAGTTCTAAGAGTGGCTCAAGCCTACAAGGCGAGATTGCACTTTTGTCACGTAAGTTGCCCTAAGGTTGTGGAAGCTATAAACAAGCATAAAGGCTTCATGGAGGTGAGCTTAGAGGTCACGATACACCACCTCTTCTTAAACTATGGTGCTCTAGAGGTCCTTGGCCCAATAGCCTATGTGGATCCACCATTAAAGAGCAAGTCCACAGCCAAATCATTGTTTGAGTTACTTAAGAGAGGAGCAGTGGACATCGTTGTAACGGATCATGCACCTCATGCTATCTTCGAGAAAGGAGGTGACGACCCTAAGCCAGGATTTCCAAACCTACAACTTATGATGCCAATCTTAATGACTCAAGTTAAGAAGGGGAGGCTCCCTCTAAGCTTAGTAATGGAGAAAACTGCAATCAAGCCAGCTGTGATCTTCAGGATAAAGAGGCGAGGGATGATAAGGAGAGGCTACTATGCTGATTTGGTGGAGGTCGATTTCAAAAGGAAGTTGAAAGTAACGAGCCAGATTCTAGTATCAAGGGCTAAGTACACGCCATTTGAGGGCGCGATCTTGACAGGCATACCTGTAAGGACTTATGTTAACGGTGTATGCGTGAACGATGACTATACCATAACCGGAAAAGGCGGTGAAGGGAAAATAATACTACCTGGTGATGAACTTCATGAATACTGA
- a CDS encoding type II/IV secretion system ATPase subunit gives MARTLLRSDADAREARWLSKINEVKLDKDFQQLDRYYILDGLVEVVIGVRHGLSYYIVKEPELTLDELEAYRAIMEKLRYKEKPDEQLLTNPLGYLERVLEEELDDFKSRGKTGISTQKLLYYLKRDVLGFGPLEPLMNDPDIEDISVEGVGKPTRVFHRRFSSYDWLCTNIVFESEEELNNYIIRLAHMGGKHISIAHPIAEVMLTSRHRATLTFSREVTPHGPSLTIRKFKEKPLTICHLIKNGTISSLMASYWWILLENKSFLMIIGTMASGKTTLLNSLAMLLKPSWKVVSIEDVPELNLAHPGWKPLVSRHTYLLGENLTEIRLFDLVKLSFRERADFIIVGEVRGEEAYALFQAAASGHGCACTFHSPNFESMVNRLTSPPLNVGPSYIDLISNVIVVKRITKSVKQAVRRVTEVDEVINFREYLKVFTWNPSEDLFEPNDPYDLIEKSIQLKRIAEVTGQSEEDILGELLERKNFLEKLVKNNILDFEEVTRHLRDFYYRRLSNFE, from the coding sequence GTGGCGCGAACGCTACTAAGAAGTGACGCAGATGCAAGAGAAGCGCGTTGGCTTTCTAAGATTAACGAAGTAAAGCTTGATAAGGACTTTCAGCAACTTGATAGGTACTACATCCTGGATGGTCTTGTAGAGGTGGTCATCGGCGTTCGTCATGGCTTAAGTTATTACATAGTTAAAGAGCCTGAATTAACTCTCGATGAGCTTGAAGCGTACCGAGCCATAATGGAGAAGTTAAGATATAAGGAGAAACCAGACGAACAACTCTTAACGAACCCTCTAGGGTATCTTGAAAGAGTTTTAGAAGAGGAACTAGACGACTTTAAATCTAGGGGTAAAACCGGCATATCCACGCAAAAGCTTCTATATTACCTCAAGAGGGATGTCTTGGGCTTTGGCCCTCTTGAGCCGCTAATGAATGACCCCGACATAGAGGATATATCGGTTGAAGGCGTGGGTAAACCGACGAGAGTCTTTCATAGACGCTTTAGCTCCTATGATTGGCTTTGCACTAACATAGTCTTCGAGAGCGAAGAAGAGCTGAATAATTACATAATAAGGCTGGCGCATATGGGTGGAAAGCACATAAGCATAGCACATCCAATAGCCGAGGTAATGTTAACTAGCAGGCACCGGGCAACGCTTACGTTCTCTAGAGAGGTGACCCCTCACGGCCCTTCTCTAACGATAAGGAAGTTTAAGGAAAAGCCATTAACTATATGTCACTTAATTAAGAACGGAACAATATCCTCGCTCATGGCCTCGTATTGGTGGATATTGCTAGAGAACAAGTCGTTTCTTATGATAATAGGGACCATGGCTAGTGGGAAGACAACGTTACTCAACAGCTTAGCCATGCTTCTGAAGCCTAGTTGGAAGGTGGTGAGCATAGAGGACGTCCCCGAACTAAATCTGGCACATCCTGGTTGGAAGCCACTCGTTTCACGGCACACATACCTTTTGGGTGAAAACCTGACAGAGATAAGGCTATTCGACTTAGTCAAGCTTTCCTTTAGGGAAAGAGCAGACTTCATTATAGTTGGTGAGGTTAGAGGTGAAGAGGCATACGCTCTGTTTCAAGCAGCAGCAAGTGGTCATGGATGTGCTTGCACGTTCCACAGCCCAAACTTCGAGTCCATGGTTAATAGGCTCACCTCACCGCCTCTAAACGTTGGACCAAGTTACATCGACCTGATATCAAATGTGATAGTGGTAAAGAGGATCACAAAGTCGGTGAAGCAAGCTGTCAGGAGAGTAACCGAAGTTGATGAAGTAATAAACTTCAGAGAATACCTGAAAGTATTTACTTGGAATCCGTCTGAGGACCTCTTTGAGCCGAACGACCCCTATGACCTCATAGAGAAGAGCATTCAGCTCAAACGAATTGCTGAAGTAACAGGACAAAGTGAGGAAGACATTTTAGGCGAACTTTTAGAGAGGAAGAACTTCCTTGAGAAACTAGTTAAGAACAATATCCTAGATTTCGAGGAAGTAACGCGCCACTTAAGGGACTTTTACTATAGGAGGTTGTCAAACTTTGAATAG
- a CDS encoding secondary thiamine-phosphate synthase enzyme YjbQ, whose protein sequence is MKIYFEELSLSTSKRIELVNITEQVEGVVERSGVKNGICLLYAPHATAAMVVNEDESGLKQDIVKWLEQTFPRNGAWKHNLVDDNASAHLASTFISSHKVLPVKDGRLVRGTWQSIFLVEMDGPRRRRVLIEVLGE, encoded by the coding sequence TTGAAGATCTACTTTGAGGAGCTAAGCTTATCAACGTCTAAGAGAATTGAGCTAGTCAACATAACCGAGCAGGTTGAGGGGGTCGTAGAGAGGAGTGGAGTAAAAAACGGGATATGCTTGCTCTACGCTCCACATGCTACAGCTGCGATGGTGGTGAACGAGGACGAATCGGGGTTGAAGCAGGACATAGTTAAGTGGCTTGAGCAAACCTTCCCCAGAAACGGAGCTTGGAAGCACAACTTAGTAGATGACAACGCCTCAGCTCACCTAGCATCAACCTTCATCTCATCACACAAAGTGCTTCCCGTAAAGGATGGAAGGCTCGTTAGAGGCACTTGGCAATCAATATTCCTAGTGGAGATGGACGGTCCAAGAAGGCGTAGGGTCCTAATCGAGGTACTAGGAGAGTAA
- a CDS encoding ATPase domain-containing protein, translating into MKELLDVNDLRNLWSKVFRIPTGCRALDRLLSGGFPSSHVTIVYGERSSGKTQLCHQLITHHLVMSPQFFAVYVDVDLSFSPQRVSSIASRYGVVDPKEVLSRILYYKPTTFEEQVHVLDLLDKAHGKVPYSLIVVDSISTLARGEYGMAVVEMHRALSSYIRKLQNYALQKNVAIVATDNVRLVKLQDRELLVPVSSQAIEISTTRLRLIRGPGNKRICRVEASPLLPEGEALFLIEEQGLVDYP; encoded by the coding sequence ATGAAGGAGCTCCTCGACGTCAATGATCTAAGAAATCTTTGGAGTAAGGTCTTTCGCATACCTACGGGCTGTAGAGCTTTGGATAGGCTTCTTAGTGGAGGCTTTCCCTCATCTCACGTGACCATAGTCTACGGTGAGAGGTCATCAGGGAAAACTCAGCTCTGCCATCAATTGATAACACACCACCTAGTCATGAGCCCCCAGTTCTTCGCTGTTTACGTGGATGTGGACCTCTCCTTCTCCCCACAACGGGTGTCTAGCATAGCTTCACGCTATGGGGTAGTGGATCCTAAGGAAGTACTATCAAGAATCCTCTACTATAAGCCCACAACGTTTGAGGAGCAAGTTCACGTATTAGACTTGTTGGACAAAGCCCACGGCAAGGTGCCCTACTCACTTATTGTAGTGGACTCAATATCAACTCTTGCTCGAGGAGAGTATGGAATGGCCGTCGTAGAAATGCATAGGGCCCTCTCAAGCTACATAAGGAAGCTGCAGAACTACGCCCTTCAGAAGAATGTGGCTATCGTGGCCACCGACAACGTTCGTTTAGTGAAGCTTCAAGATAGGGAGTTACTAGTGCCTGTATCGTCGCAAGCTATCGAGATCTCAACAACTCGTCTAAGGCTGATAAGAGGACCTGGAAATAAGAGGATATGCCGAGTAGAAGCATCCCCCCTCTTACCTGAAGGAGAGGCCCTCTTCCTCATAGAGGAACAAGGCTTAGTAGACTATCCATGA
- the rqcH gene encoding ribosome rescue protein RqcH: protein MLTWTKLKPKRSLSALDIKALVKEMEELIVGGVITNVYIVEDLLMLKVRCNDGITRVLMSKPPYWISLSSYDVEKPLQPTTLCKLMRKLIRGLRITSLEQIGFDRIVKMRIEGRGSSYELIFELVREGNVIVCGSDMTILAAYREVEYKDRVLKRGVKYQPPPNVVLSLSKDRANEAIKESRSKAFYVAQALVGSPELAYEILARSSINPEAEASSLELIEKIVEKANELFNLPKVFKPCIVYVNDKPFSVVPLDFVIYSKCRKKTYDRFYEAVSDFFMEEVKKSLLKKEEVERERARIESSIKDVKEATAKLESKIEKMTKALEIMKRSSEEFQRLLDAFRDSWARGEDVPRSMPSIEGVKVVQINRRDKVVKIEIEGLELLLKPSESLMANISNIYDELKNLKKKLESSRRALAELESKLVTLMEKEKEVIKEAERKIRRRREPRYWYEKYLWFKSSDGFLVVAGRDATQNEVLVKKYLRDDDLFFHADIVGGAVVIVKSEGREVPQTTIEEVAQYSACYSKAWKAGFGSIDVYWVYGRQVSKTPPSGEYLPKGSFMVRGPKNFLRGVELKVAIGLTLLDGEVMVISGPPSAITRQSIAYVVLIPGDEERGRLASRIAKIFNEELKSMGLEEGIEVEDVLKVLPPGSAKIVEERTFKKSYKGE from the coding sequence ATGCTAACATGGACTAAGCTCAAACCTAAGAGGTCTTTATCAGCTCTGGACATCAAAGCCCTAGTCAAAGAGATGGAGGAGTTAATAGTAGGTGGCGTGATCACCAATGTCTACATCGTGGAAGACCTATTAATGTTAAAGGTGAGGTGCAATGATGGTATCACGAGAGTTTTGATGTCGAAACCCCCTTATTGGATCAGCTTATCTAGTTACGATGTCGAAAAGCCCCTACAACCGACGACGTTATGCAAGTTGATGAGGAAGCTGATTAGGGGATTGAGGATAACATCACTTGAGCAAATAGGTTTTGATCGAATAGTTAAGATGAGGATTGAGGGAAGAGGGAGCTCTTACGAACTCATATTTGAGCTTGTGAGAGAAGGAAATGTGATAGTCTGTGGCTCAGATATGACCATCTTAGCCGCTTATAGAGAGGTTGAGTACAAAGATAGAGTCTTGAAGAGAGGAGTTAAGTATCAACCTCCTCCAAACGTGGTGCTCAGCTTAAGTAAAGATAGAGCAAACGAAGCAATTAAGGAGAGCAGATCGAAAGCTTTCTACGTTGCACAAGCTCTCGTCGGTTCACCAGAACTAGCTTATGAGATTTTAGCTCGGAGCTCAATAAATCCTGAGGCCGAGGCTAGTTCTTTAGAATTAATTGAAAAGATTGTTGAGAAAGCCAATGAGTTATTCAACTTGCCCAAAGTCTTCAAGCCCTGCATAGTTTACGTCAATGATAAGCCCTTCTCGGTCGTCCCCTTAGACTTTGTAATTTACAGCAAGTGTCGTAAGAAGACTTATGATCGCTTCTACGAGGCAGTCTCTGACTTCTTTATGGAGGAGGTCAAGAAGAGTCTCTTAAAGAAAGAGGAAGTTGAAAGGGAGAGAGCTAGGATAGAATCTTCGATTAAGGACGTTAAAGAAGCCACCGCTAAGCTTGAGAGCAAAATAGAGAAGATGACTAAAGCACTAGAGATCATGAAGAGGAGCTCTGAGGAGTTCCAAAGACTCCTTGATGCTTTTAGAGATTCTTGGGCTAGGGGAGAGGACGTTCCTAGATCTATGCCAAGCATAGAAGGTGTGAAGGTCGTTCAGATTAATCGAAGAGATAAGGTCGTGAAGATTGAAATTGAAGGACTTGAGCTCTTACTAAAGCCCAGCGAGAGCTTAATGGCTAACATCTCCAATATTTATGATGAGCTCAAGAACCTTAAGAAGAAGCTTGAGTCTAGTCGTAGAGCTCTTGCTGAGCTTGAGTCTAAGCTCGTTACTTTAATGGAGAAGGAGAAAGAGGTTATTAAGGAGGCGGAGAGGAAGATAAGGAGGCGGAGAGAACCTAGGTATTGGTACGAGAAGTACTTATGGTTTAAGTCAAGTGATGGCTTTCTAGTCGTTGCCGGTAGAGATGCTACTCAAAACGAGGTCTTAGTGAAGAAGTACTTAAGGGATGATGATCTCTTCTTTCACGCAGACATTGTTGGAGGTGCCGTCGTGATAGTGAAGAGTGAAGGCAGAGAGGTTCCTCAAACGACTATAGAAGAGGTGGCCCAGTACTCTGCATGCTATTCTAAGGCCTGGAAAGCAGGATTTGGATCGATAGACGTATATTGGGTCTATGGGAGACAGGTCTCTAAGACCCCTCCTTCAGGTGAGTACTTGCCTAAAGGCTCCTTCATGGTTAGAGGGCCTAAGAACTTCCTAAGAGGCGTTGAGCTGAAGGTAGCTATAGGTCTTACGTTACTTGATGGCGAAGTAATGGTAATCTCTGGACCTCCCTCCGCAATAACTAGACAAAGCATAGCTTACGTAGTATTAATTCCTGGCGACGAGGAGAGGGGGCGTCTAGCGAGTAGAATAGCTAAGATCTTTAATGAGGAGTTGAAATCCATGGGCTTAGAGGAAGGAATTGAGGTTGAGGATGTGCTTAAGGTTTTACCTCCAGGTTCGGCAAAGATTGTGGAGGAAAGGACATTTAAGAAGAGTTATAAGGGGGAATGA
- a CDS encoding ATP/GTP-binding protein produces MFVIFIGTAGCGKTTLVKSFGEWLEEHGLQVSYVNLDPGVEQLPYKATFDVRDIVRTSDLMRSMGLGPNGAMILAAQLMEERISDVVRGIMRKDSDYVLIDTPGQMELFVFRSLGPSLTSAIKNVGRAVAVYIVDAETVYDASEYLVIKLLSLIIELRLDIPTVTVVNKGDLVDLSKLVVRADEIKDRLSLKRDLLSDLALELVDLVFKYERASRLVVISALKKTGLDRLHDLILEAFCVCGDLT; encoded by the coding sequence TTGTTCGTCATCTTCATCGGAACCGCAGGTTGCGGGAAGACCACTTTAGTTAAGTCTTTTGGCGAGTGGTTGGAGGAGCATGGACTTCAAGTCTCTTATGTAAATCTGGATCCTGGTGTTGAGCAGTTGCCGTATAAGGCGACTTTTGATGTTAGAGATATAGTGAGGACGAGCGATCTGATGAGGAGCATGGGTCTTGGACCTAATGGAGCGATGATCTTAGCCGCTCAGCTCATGGAAGAGAGGATAAGTGACGTTGTGAGAGGAATTATGAGGAAGGATTCAGATTACGTCTTAATTGACACTCCTGGTCAGATGGAATTATTCGTTTTCAGGAGTCTTGGTCCATCTTTAACCAGTGCTATTAAGAATGTGGGAAGAGCTGTAGCTGTCTACATAGTTGATGCCGAGACAGTTTATGATGCCAGCGAGTATCTGGTGATAAAGTTACTTTCGCTAATAATCGAGTTGAGGTTGGACATTCCAACCGTGACCGTGGTGAATAAGGGGGATCTTGTCGACTTATCTAAGTTAGTTGTAAGGGCTGATGAAATTAAGGACAGACTTAGTTTAAAGAGAGATTTGCTCTCGGATCTTGCTTTAGAGCTTGTAGACCTCGTCTTTAAGTATGAGCGTGCTTCAAGGCTTGTGGTAATATCGGCCTTAAAGAAGACAGGATTGGATAGACTTCATGACTTGATCTTGGAAGCATTTTGCGTATGTGGTGACCTAACTTAA
- a CDS encoding CBS domain-containing protein — MALPNIKVSDVMTSGVVTVKASEKARKAAVLMDMHEVGCVVVTDDHGRPIGIVTERDLVSRVMAKGLSGDEVTCREIMSTPLITIEPEAPLTAAMSKMVRNKIRRLVVLNRGKLVGIITERDILRVAPALIEILISRREVEESYVKEVQTGFCEVCGEWSDDLVEVNGHFLCEECRSEHVTTT; from the coding sequence GTGGCCCTGCCAAACATTAAGGTCTCTGATGTAATGACCAGTGGCGTTGTTACCGTAAAGGCTAGCGAAAAAGCTCGAAAGGCTGCAGTACTAATGGACATGCATGAAGTAGGATGCGTTGTTGTTACCGACGATCATGGTAGACCCATAGGAATAGTTACTGAGAGAGACTTAGTATCAAGAGTCATGGCTAAGGGGTTAAGCGGTGATGAAGTCACCTGTAGAGAGATAATGTCAACACCGCTCATTACCATCGAGCCTGAAGCTCCTTTAACAGCAGCTATGTCGAAGATGGTTAGGAACAAGATTAGGAGACTCGTGGTCCTTAATAGGGGAAAGCTTGTTGGAATAATCACAGAGAGGGATATATTGAGGGTTGCTCCAGCATTGATTGAAATATTAATCTCTAGAAGGGAGGTTGAAGAGAGCTACGTAAAGGAGGTTCAAACAGGGTTCTGTGAGGTTTGTGGAGAATGGTCCGATGACCTAGTAGAGGTTAATGGTCACTTCCTCTGCGAAGAATGTAGAAGCGAGCACGTAACCACGACATAG